A genome region from Manihot esculenta cultivar AM560-2 chromosome 5, M.esculenta_v8, whole genome shotgun sequence includes the following:
- the LOC110614918 gene encoding zinc finger protein ZAT4, whose amino-acid sequence MERHRCKLCFKTFSNGRALGGHMRSHMLNLPIPPKLEDEEKEEHPPIQLCEDTESASSSEEEAEEEDKSLCYELRENPKRSIRLVDPEFSFAADAASVLQDRESETESSKNTTHRRRSKRTRKLLEHEYHQQQHRQEHENNIKKLNFSKFSKNELWAEPEPVSSISETTTEEDVAFCLMMLSRDKWKKLEQQNQREEDEEVEDEKSIEETDESDEFKSCKTRTRGKYRCETCKKVFKSYQALGGHRASHKKLKVYTPTKEPNLQPLNAGTSSSAREKKIHECPYCYRVFSSGQALGGHKRSHLIGVTATPARSSSKIEDNLNLIDLNLPAPVDDDELSQIELSAVSDAEFVNHIKR is encoded by the coding sequence ATGGAGAGGCACAGGTGTAAGCTCTGCTTCAAGACCTTCTCTAATGGAAGAGCTTTGGGTGGTCACATGAGGTCTCATATGTTGAATCTTCCAATTCCTCCAAAATTagaagatgaagaaaaagaagaacacCCACCCATTCAACTCTGTGAAGACACCGAGTCAGCTTCATCTTCAGAGGAAGAAGCAGAGGAAGAAGATAAGAGTCTTTGTTATGAACTAAGAGAGAATCCCAAGAGAAGTATTCGATTGGTAGATCCTGAGTTCTCGTTTGCTGCCGATGCTGCGTCTGTTCTTCAAGACAGAGAAAGCGAGACTGAGTCGTCCAAGAATACTACTCACCGGAGACGATCCAAACGGACCCGAAAACTTTTAGAACATGAATACCATCAGCAGCAACATAGGCAGGAGCATGAGAACAATATAAAGAAGCTTAATTTTAGCAAATTTAGTAAGAACGAGTTGTGGGCTGAGCCTGAACCCGTGAGTTCAATATCTGAAACCACCACAGAGGAAGATGTCGCTTTCTGTCTTATGATGCTTTCAAGGGACAAATGGAAGAAATTGGAACAACAAAATCAACGAGAAGAAGATGAGGAAGTAGAAGATGAAAAGTCCATTGAAGAAACAGATGAATCAGACGAGTTCAAATCTTGCAAGACGAGAACTCGAGGGAAGTACAGGTgtgaaacatgcaagaaagtgTTTAAATCTTATCAGGCTTTGGGTGGACACAGGGCAAGTCACAAGAAACTCAAAGTTTATACTCCAACTAAAGAACCAAATTTGCAGCCATTGAATGCAGGAACTTCAAGTTCTGCGAGAGAGAAGAAAATTCATGAATGTCCATATTGTTACAGAGTATTTTCATCTGGACAAGCTCTGGGTGGTCACAAGAGATCTCATCTAATTGGTGTAACAGCAACTCCTGCTAGAAGTTCTTCAAAGATCGAAGACAACTTGAATTTAATAGATCTCAATCTTCCAGCTCCAGTTGATGATGATGAGCTTAGCCAAATCGAGCTATCTGCCGTATCCGATGCAGAATTTGTTAACCACATCAAGAGGTGA